Genomic segment of Fibrobacter sp. UWB4:
TGTGAATGCATCGGAACACAGCGTCCTCGATTGCGGTGCATAAATTAGAAAACAAAAAACGGTTTGTAAAATACTTTATTTTTATCACTTGATATAAGGTTTGTCTTTACATATAAGATAATTCTATAAACATTATAAACAAATAGTGAACAGCTATAAAAAATGCCGGCTGATGATTCAGTCGGCACTTTTGTTGATGATAGTGAAGAAGCAGTAACTTATTTTCCGCCAACAGATGCACTGTAAATCTTTTCGAGAAGATTGAGTGCACCTTTGTAGCCAACAAAGCTTCGATTGATAATCAAGGTTTCGCTGGAAGGAGGCGTGATTTCGAAGAACAAAGCGCCCTTATCATTGGCAAGATTGATTTCCCAAGAAGAAGCAAGAATCAACGGCTTTCCAGAAGAGAAATCCACTTCCTTGATAGCTTTTTCAATCAAGTAGCCATCTTCTTCGAATTCCACTTCAACATCGACACCTTCGCTGATGTTATGGAAAGCATCTTCGATGGTCTTGCGGAATTTCTGCGGAGGATCGTCCGTGATAATCGCCTTGCGCGGAATAAGGCCGATTTGGTCAGCAAGGAACTTGGTGTAGGCAAGCGTGTAAGCGGAATCAGCAGTAATTGCAAATTCACTCGGCATACCGTACCAGTATTCAGCAAAGAATTCAGAGAAGTGTTCCAAATAGTAGTAATAAATACCATTTTCTTGTTCAATGAACTTTTCGCTCTGTTCCTTATCGATTCCGGCAAAATCAACAACTTTGCGGATAAATGCAGCAGTTGCTTCAGCACCGATTGGAATTTCAGGAATATGGAGGAACGGCTGACCATATTTTTTCTCAAGGTGTTCAGCGTTTCTCACGCCGACCCACGGAGAAACCACCAGGTTAAACTGGGCTTCTGGAATGCGCAACCAGTCCTTGACACCGTTATTTTCAGGTCCAAAGAGCACATTCACTTCAAATCCTGCGCCACGGAGAATACGGGCAAGTTCCTGGTAATCACCGCGCCAGTTCTGGTTGTAATACGGAACTTCGAACCAAAGATTGATAAGACCCTTCTTGCGTTCGCCCTTGTAATCGCCCACAAACTGATCGACAATGGCGTTTACCACTTCTTCGTGACCGAAAAGGTTATTGCCCTTGAAGCCTGCGGTATCCACAGCCACAATCGGGTAACCCAAATCGCGATATTCATTCACCAAGCTGGGGACGTCATCACCAATGAGGCCGCCCACGCAACCCGTGAGAACAACATAGAGGTCGCCATCGAAAACTTTGAGCGTTGACTTAATCAACTGATCCAAAGTCTTGATGCCGCCGAACACGATGTCGTTTTCAGTGGAGTTTGCGCTCGGCATGTTACCAGCACCAGCGAAAATGCTGCCCTGGAAGCCGTTTTCAAAAGTGAGGAATGCGGTTTGCTTAAGCTGGCAACCCGGAGAGCAGTTGGCTATAGGAACTGCACCCTTGATGCCGACAACCGTATTGGACGCACCGACTGCACAAGAATAGCGGGGGTCCGAAATAGAATTGCTTTTTTTCTTTGTTTTAAGTGCTTCTGACATTTTCGAAATCTCCCTTATTATGCGTTTTCTGAATTAGATTCTTTGCCTTTGCTGAACTTGAGATTTCTCGGTTCAGGAAGGTCGTTAAGTGCTTCTGGGTGATGCGTCAAATAGAACGGATCGTCCTGAGCAAGCCACCAATCAGAATACGGGAGTTTCACATTACGCTTGAGAACTTGGTTAAAC
This window contains:
- a CDS encoding nitrogenase component 1, which produces MSEALKTKKKSNSISDPRYSCAVGASNTVVGIKGAVPIANCSPGCQLKQTAFLTFENGFQGSIFAGAGNMPSANSTENDIVFGGIKTLDQLIKSTLKVFDGDLYVVLTGCVGGLIGDDVPSLVNEYRDLGYPIVAVDTAGFKGNNLFGHEEVVNAIVDQFVGDYKGERKKGLINLWFEVPYYNQNWRGDYQELARILRGAGFEVNVLFGPENNGVKDWLRIPEAQFNLVVSPWVGVRNAEHLEKKYGQPFLHIPEIPIGAEATAAFIRKVVDFAGIDKEQSEKFIEQENGIYYYYLEHFSEFFAEYWYGMPSEFAITADSAYTLAYTKFLADQIGLIPRKAIITDDPPQKFRKTIEDAFHNISEGVDVEVEFEEDGYLIEKAIKEVDFSSGKPLILASSWEINLANDKGALFFEITPPSSETLIINRSFVGYKGALNLLEKIYSASVGGK